One Cuculus canorus isolate bCucCan1 chromosome 2, bCucCan1.pri, whole genome shotgun sequence genomic region harbors:
- the LOC128851481 gene encoding uncharacterized protein LOC128851481 translates to MLEAARRSPWSLLQVGQPQLSQPGLTREVLQPLDHLHGFLWTRSNSSLCPPCAEDPTLGPGEPHPVGVSPWIRPGSIPLEILQPMDPCPDPSGDLPLVDPFGDPSGDPPLVDPFGDPSGDLPLMDPSGVPPHMDPSGGPSGDPSLVNTSGDPSGDLPPWIPLEVPLEFLPPWIPLEVPLEIPPPMDPSGDPSGGPSGDPPWIPLEVPLEFLPPWIPLEVPLEFLPPWIPLEVPLEFLPPWIPLEVPLEFLPPWIPLEVPLEFLPPWIPLEVPLEILLEFLPPWIPLEVPLEFLPPWIPLEVPLEILLEFLPPWIPLEVPLEIPHGSLWRSLWRSLWTRSPTVPSKIKGFQSKSTVDCGDREGAWPAEGAWSGRAGIIE, encoded by the exons atgctggaagctgctcgaaggtctccatggagccttctccaggttggccaaccccaactctctcagcctggcctcacacgggaggttctccagcccttggatcatctccatgggttcctctggactcgctccaacagctctctgtgtcctccctgtgctgaggacccaACACTTGGTCCTGGggaacctcatcccgttggtgTCAGCCCATGGATCCGGCCTGGTTccatccctctggagatcctccagcccatggatccatgcccagatccctctggagatcttCCCCTTgtggatccctttggagatccctctggagatcctccccttgtggatccctttggagatccctctggagatcttCCTCTCATGGATCCCTCTGGAGTTCCTCCCCACAtggatccctctggaggtccctctggagatccttcCCTTGTGAATACCTCTGGAGATCCTTCTGGAGATCTCCCCCCAtggatccctctggaggtccctctggagTTCCTCCCCCCAtggatccctctggaggtccctctggagatccctccccccatggatccctctggagatccctctggaggtccctctggagatcccccatggatccctctggaggtccctctggagTTCCTCCCCCCAtggatccctctggaggtccctctggagTTCCTCCCCCCAtggatccctctggaggtccctctggagTTCCTCCCCCCAtggatccctctggaggtccctctggagTTCCTCCCCCCAtggatccctctggaggtccctctggagTTCCTCCCCCCAtggatccctctggaggtccctctggagatccttcTGGAGTTCCTCCCCCCAtggatccctctggag gtccctctggagTTCCTCCCCCCAtggatccctctggaggtccctctggagatccttcTGGAGTTCCTCCCCCCAtggatccctctggaggtccctctggagatcccccatggatccctctggaggtccctctggaggtccctctggacGCGTTCTCCCACAGTGCCTTCAAAAATAAAGGGATTTCAGTCCAAATCCACTGTGGATTGCGGGGAtcgggagggggcgtggccagccgagggggcgtggtcagGCCGAGCGGGCATCATAGAGTAA